A window of Argopecten irradians isolate NY chromosome 1, Ai_NY, whole genome shotgun sequence contains these coding sequences:
- the LOC138325332 gene encoding zinc finger MYM-type protein 3-like isoform X1: MSEAGPASESSPNDNKDTPLDHLKEHQEEDGQAENTEETMDQNLDKETANADASQEQTEESEDKEEENQKETTSAEDNDNQMGDELEVPKLSSTVYDAAFEEEPSAVEDTPTVVNSSAVEDTPAIVNSSAVEDTPGVVNSSAVEDTPNVVDSLAVEDTLIAGVSSTVEESIAVDDVSVLAVRDTPNEDSTSFLQNKINEDESSEVQDTPGVEEPSTVEKLPVAADAMDSPVVDNSPVPKEPVEDPPEVDESFNLMVEDSHVEEGSPLSDDLVTETNNNENVEGAEGVSLTENDQSQTESQPMHEDNEVDKNDDAKTEEKRTRMQLDEDDDKLLADEESLKANAEDGKQEDQDNVAEDKLLADSENQESSELMENSENNSGNEEKFNQSKPNEDEDSTGDIQLQIGSVTGNAEMVDDSEVMEVDQDSTPKDEDSSKVTEVAEEKKDGDDDVEMIEADEKEDEKEVIDIKDDDVEMKEDGNKQNESTAEAQKIKTEQEEKPEDTKPIVDDDDDDDDVKIIDVQSKDNSKAKEVKVKDENKDAVSNGEMCLQIASVSGGVDMPEQNFDDKKEEKKDLDTKVKEETGSKDIKQEPKSGESKSKSTSKIQTCIVCQKIGKCKYNIVRNGDVKHLCDDTCFKQFRANPTMFLRASTDNQVTKKPDSPAQAPPPNVPSPGQERYKTCSICQLMNVKTSKPFLNWQCMDFCGEDCLGKFQAGLNAACNYCGQTVPQASKAKFCARVDDNVKQFCSAPCYNEFKKRQKLCEYCQKDVTKISDAFVAPVGKEALFKDFCSQGCLQKYEAKSNDVEIVGVDRPQKSQVPPKGNFQCAVCRKTGPVKHEIKLEGKMNRLCGDPCFSAFQYANKLTMNTCDNCGVYCYNEGMAPQYIQFEGQQKRFCSFMCVNTFKTLNKKVVSCAWCNCKKSNFDMIERVDANNKYQLFCSLNCLSLYRVNLQATSNQAVVCDQCRKFVPAQYHLTMSDASVRNFCSYQCVMTFQSQFAGGAGKSQTPIMNTAPQNQKSTPARTPARNTPTRASARANTTQQKQANVPVISNVVSLSTQIADASKTQAKKPNAPLPRGSQQQTVRSNQMPALTNSQSQPRSSVTNTSMQTPPQQIIIQPPPPKTVKNKSLLCKPFVQTKATSCRPHTQTKETQTDESAPKQMVIPIPIPYYIPVPMMMYTQYTPVPLPIPVPIPVPCFIPTTKKSSSSIFKHIKEIQERIPSDPLEAELLMMAEAVAVADPESDSDTENEDILPASKMLTGDDGDTLSNSPSPIPDPVPEVTPAPGQSNGEFGEDMLQMALRMATEMTSEPVMDLESSIDPVPVNTDPPPPAPQEEEEEELVPARETRSRGRGPKRSGSRGNRKSKRQKVVHPLEQEEKMESEPAIEPEVPEIPPDANMYLKYTYGVNAWKHWVVLKNAQLEKVSNQGSGKLKLFKTDMMGCSADELNYSLCLFVKEVRKPNGDEYAPDSIYYLCLGIQQYLFENSRIDNIFTDVYYEKFTECLNEVLNRYEPKINTAGQLVCRIEEEHLWECKQLGAHSPHVLLNTLVFFNTKFFMLKEVDEHIKLSFTHIMKHWKKTPIGRNNTTGRTVYLRYYCPNPTKATADMNQKKKTKDEVPVYEQAENLDNPLRCPVKLYEFYLSKCPESIKNRNDAFYLTPERSCVPDSPVWYSTQNLSSEAMNKMLNRARLVREIQEAMLHTQPVYM, encoded by the exons AAGAAACCATGGACCAGAATTTAGACAAGGAAACTGCTAATGCAGATGCAAGTCAGGAACAAACGGAGGAGTCTGAAgataaagaagaagaaaatcAAAAGGAGACAACTAGTGCTGAAGATAATGACAATCAAATGGGGGATGAATTAGAGGTTCCAAAATTGTCATCAACAGTATATGATGCAGCTTTTGAGGAGGAACCCTCAGCAGTAGAGGATACACCTACGGTAGTCAATTCATCAGCAGTAGAGGATACACCTGCGATAGTCAATTCATCAGCAGTAGAAGATACACCTGGGGTAGTCAATTCATCAGCAGTAGAGGATACACCAAATGTTGTAGATTCATTAGCAGTAGAGGATACACTCATTGCAGGAGTTTCATCAACAGTAGAGGAATCAATAGCTGTAGATGATGTATCAGTGCTAGCGGTAAGGGATACACCTAATGAAGATAGTACATCATTTTTAcagaataaaataaatgaagatgAATCATCGGAGGTGCAGGATACACCAGGTGTAGAAGAACCATCCACAGTTGAGAAGTTACCTGTTGCAGCAGACGCAATGGATTCACCAGTAGTGGACAACTCACCTGTGCCAAAAGAACCAGTAGAAGACCCTCCAGAAGTAGACGAGTCATTTAACCTGATGGTAGAAGATTCACATGTAGAGGAGGGCTCTCCTTTATCAGATGATTTAGTTACAGAGACTAATAATAATGAAAACGTCGAAGGTGCTGAAGGTGTAAGTTTAACAGAAAATGATCAAAGTCAAACAGAAAGTCAACCAATGCATGAAGACAATGAGGTAGATAAAAATGATGATGCTAAGACCGAAGAAAAACGCACAAGAATGCAGTTGGATGAGGATGATGATAAATTACTGGCAGATGAAGAAAGTTTAAAAGCCAATGCAGAAGATGGAAAACAAGAAGACCAAGATAATGTGGCTGAAGATAAGTTGTTGGCTGATTCTGAAAACCAGGAAAGTTCAGAATTAATGGAAAATTCTGAAAACAATTCAGGCAATGAAGAAAAATTTAATCAGTCAAAACCTAATGAAGATGAAGATTCTACCGGGGATATCCAGCTGCAGATTGGTTCTGTCACCGGAAACGCGGAGATGGTGGATGATAGCGAGGTGATGGAGGTTGACCAAGATTCCACTCCGAAAGATGAGGACAGTTCAAAGGTCACGGAGGTCGCAGAGGAAAAGAAAGATGGGGACGATGATGTTGAAATGATAGAAGCAGATGAAAAAGAAGATGAGAAAGAGGTTATAGATATCAAAGATGACGATGTCGAAATGAAAGAGGAtggaaacaaacaaaatgaaagcaCCGCAGAAGCACAAAAGATAAAAACGGAACAGGAGGAAAAGCCAGAGGATACAAAGCCTATAGtagatgatgacgatgatgatgacgatgttAAAATAATTGATGTTCAGTCTAAGGACAACAGCAAAGCCAAAGAGGTGAAAGTGAAAGATGAGAACAAGGATGCTGTATCAAATGGAGAAATGTGTCTGCAAATAGCTTCGGTCAGTGGAGGAGTGGACATGCCAGAACAGAAT TTTGATGATAAGAAGGAAGAGAAGAAAGACTTAGATACCAAAGTCAAGGAAGAAACTG GATCGAAGGATATCAAGCAAGAACCCAAAAGTGGAGAGAGTAAATCAAAGAGTACATCGAAAATTCAGACCTGTATAGTCTGTCAGAAG ATTGGGaagtgtaaatataacatcgTGAGAAATGGTGATGTTAAGCATCTGTGTGATGACACATGCTTTAAACAGTTCCGGGCCAACCCTACCATGTTCCTGCGTGCTTCCACCGACAACCAGGTCACCAAGAAGCCAGATAGCCCTGCACAAGCTCCGCCTCCAAATGTACCTTCCCCAGGTCAAGAGAGATACAAGACATGCTCCATTTGTCAGCTGATGAATGTGAAAACATCCAAGCCTTTCCTCAACTGGCAGTGTATGGACTTTTGTGGCGAGGACTGCTTGGGAAAGTTCCAGGCAGGGCTAAATGCAGCTTGTAATTATTGCGGCCAAACGGTCCCGCAGGCTTCGAAGGCTAAGTTTTGTGCAAGGGTGGACGACAATGTCAAACAGTTCTGCTCAGCTCCGTGTTATAATGAATTCAAAAAGAGACAGAAGCTCTGTGAATACTGTCAGAAAGATGTTACTAAAATTTCTGATGCTTTTGTAGCACCAGTTGGGAAGGAAGCCTTATTCAAGGATTTTTGTAGCCAGGGTTGTCTGCAGAAGTATGAGGCAAAGTCTAACGATGTTGAAATTGTAGGTGTCGACCGTCCTCAGAAGTCACAGGTCCCACCAAAAGGAAATTTCCAATGTGCTGTTTGTAGGAAAACAGGACCTGTCAAGCACGAGATAAAACTGGAAGGGAAAATGAACAGACTTTGTGGTGATCCTTGCTTCTCAGCTTTTCAGTACGCAAACAAACTGACCATGAACACCTGTGACAATTGTGGTGTGTACTGCTACAATGAGGGAATGGCACCTCAGTACATACAGTTCGAAGGTCAGCAGAAACGGTTCTGCAGCTTCATGTGTGTCAACACATTCAAAACACTAAACAAGAAGGTGGTGTCTTGTGCATGGTGTAACTGCAAGAAGAGCAACTTTGACATGATCGAACGTGTGGACGCCAACAACAAATATCAGCTGTTCTGTTCTCTCAACTGTCTGTCGCTGTACCGAGTGAACCTACAGGCCACGTCCAACCAGGCTGTGGTGTGTGACCAGTGTAGAAAGTTTGTACCGGCCCAGTACCATCTTACCATGAGTGATGCATCTGTTCGTAACTTCTGTTCCTACCAGTGTGTTATGACATTCCAGTCTCAGTTTGCAGGAGGTGCCGGTAAATCTCAGACACCAATAATGAACACTGCGCCACAGAACCAGAAAAGCACCCCTGCAAGGACTCCAGCTAGAAACACTCCAACTAGGGCATCTGCAAGAG CGAATACAACACAGCAGAAACAGGCAAACGTTCCAGTCATCTCCAATGTAGTTTCCTTGTCAACACAAATCGCAG ATGCAAGCAAGACCCAGGCTAAAAAACCAAATGCCCCATTACCACGAG GATCTCAACAACAGACTGTTAGAAGCAATCAGATGCCAGCCCTAACTAACAGTCAGAGCCAGCCAAGG TCGTCTGTGACAAATACTTCCATGCAGACGCCTCCACAACAGATCATCATCCAACCGCCGCCACCAAAAACGGTCAAGAACAAATCACTGTTgtgtaaaccctttgtacagACCAAGGCCACATCCTGTAGGCCTCACACACAGACTAAAGAGACACAGACAG aTGAAAGTGCCCCCAAACAGATGGTGATCCCGATACCGATTCCCTACTACATCCCAGTACCGATGATGATGTACACGCAATACACACCTGTGCCCCTCCCCATCCCCGTCCCTATCCCTGTACCCTGCTTCATCCCAACCACTAAGAAGTCATCCAGCAGTATATTTAAACACATAAAG GAAATCCAGGAGAGAATCCCGTCTGATCCACTGGAAGCCGAACTGCTGATGATGGCCGAGGCCGTAGCTGTCGCAGATCCCGAATCTGACTCTGACACTGAAAATGAGGATATATTACCTGCATCTA AAATGTTAACTGGTGATGATGGAGACACCCTGTCCAACTCGCCATCTCCCATCCCTGATCCGGTCCCCGAAGTCACACCAGCACCTGGCCAATCTAACGGAGAGTTTGGCGAAGACATGCTGCAGATGGCGCTGCGTATGGCTACAGAGATGACCTCTGAACCTGTGATGGACCTAGAGAGTTCTATAGACCCTGTACCTGTAAACACAG ATCCCCCTCCACCTGCTCCCCAGGAAGAAGAAGAGGAGGAACTTGTACCAGCAAGGGAGACAAGGTCAAGAGGTCGTGGCCCTAAGAGGTCAGGGTCAAGAGGAAACCGCAAGAGCAAACGCCAAAAGGTTGTGCATCCACTGGAACAGGAGGAGAAAATGGAGTCCGAGCCAGCCATTGAACCAGAAGTTCCCGAAATCCCTCCGGATGCCAACATGTACCTCAAGTACACATATGGAGTAAATGCATGGAAACACTGGGTGGTTTTAAAAAACGCCCAGCTGGAGAAAGTATCTAATCAAGGCTCTGGCAAACTCAAGCTGTTCAAGACAGATATGATGGGTTGTTCTGCAGATGAACTGAACTATTCCCTGTGTTTGTTTGTAAAGGAGGTCCGAAAACCAAATGGGGATGAGTACGCTCCTGACAGTATATATTATCTCTGTCTAG GAATTCAACAGTACCTCTTTGAGAATAGTCGGATTGACAACATCTTCACAGACGTGTATTACGAAAAATTCACGGAATGTCTTAATGAAGTCCTCAACAGATACGAACCTAAGATCAACACAGCAG gACAGTTGGTGTGTCGTATAGAGGAGGAACACCTATGGGAATGTAAACAGCTGGGAGCCCACTCCCCACATGTACTCCTAAATACACTCGTCTTCTTCAACACCAAGTTCTTCATGCTCAAAGAAGTTGACGAACATATAAAACTGTCATTCACACATATCATGAAGCATTGGAAGAAAACTCCGATCGGAAGGAACAACACTACTGGTCGCACAGTCTACCTACGTTACTACTGTCCTAACCCAACCAAGGCCACAG CAGACATGAACCAAAAGAAGAAAACTAAAGACGAGGTCCCAGTGTACGAACAGGCTGAGAATCTTGACAACCCTTTAAGGTGTCCCGTCAAGTTATACGAGTTCTATCTCTCAAAATG TCCTGAAAGTATAAAGAATCGTAATGATGCATTCTACCTGACACCGGAGAGGTCTTGTGTCCCTGACAGTCCAGTGTGGTACTCGACCCAGAATCTGTCCAGCGAGGCCATGAATAAGATGTTAAATCGCGCTCGATTGGTTCGTGAGATTCAGGAGGCCATGCTTCATACACAACCAGtctacatgtaa
- the LOC138325332 gene encoding zinc finger MYM-type protein 3-like isoform X2 — MSEAGPASESSPNDNKDTPLDHLKEHQEEDGQAENTEETMDQNLDKETANADASQEQTEESEDKEEENQKETTSAEDNDNQMGDELEVPKLSSTVYDAAFEEEPSAVEDTPTVVNSSAVEDTPAIVNSSAVEDTPGVVNSSAVEDTPNVVDSLAVEDTLIAGVSSTVEESIAVDDVSVLAVRDTPNEDSTSFLQNKINEDESSEVQDTPGVEEPSTVEKLPVAADAMDSPVVDNSPVPKEPVEDPPEVDESFNLMVEDSHVEEGSPLSDDLVTETNNNENVEGAEGVSLTENDQSQTESQPMHEDNEVDKNDDAKTEEKRTRMQLDEDDDKLLADEESLKANAEDGKQEDQDNVAEDKLLADSENQESSELMENSENNSGNEEKFNQSKPNEDEDSTGDIQLQIGSVTGNAEMVDDSEVMEVDQDSTPKDEDSSKVTEVAEEKKDGDDDVEMIEADEKEDEKEVIDIKDDDVEMKEDGNKQNESTAEAQKIKTEQEEKPEDTKPIVDDDDDDDDVKIIDVQSKDNSKAKEVKVKDENKDAVSNGEMCLQIASVSGGVDMPEQNFDDKKEEKKDLDTKVKEETGSKDIKQEPKSGESKSKSTSKIQTCIVCQKIGKCKYNIVRNGDVKHLCDDTCFKQFRANPTMFLRASTDNQVTKKPDSPAQAPPPNVPSPGQERYKTCSICQLMNVKTSKPFLNWQCMDFCGEDCLGKFQAGLNAACNYCGQTVPQASKAKFCARVDDNVKQFCSAPCYNEFKKRQKLCEYCQKDVTKISDAFVAPVGKEALFKDFCSQGCLQKYEAKSNDVEIVGVDRPQKSQVPPKGNFQCAVCRKTGPVKHEIKLEGKMNRLCGDPCFSAFQYANKLTMNTCDNCGVYCYNEGMAPQYIQFEGQQKRFCSFMCVNTFKTLNKKVVSCAWCNCKKSNFDMIERVDANNKYQLFCSLNCLSLYRVNLQATSNQAVVCDQCRKFVPAQYHLTMSDASVRNFCSYQCVMTFQSQFAGGAGKSQTPIMNTAPQNQKSTPARTPARNTPTRASARANTTQQKQANVPVISNVVSLSTQIADASKTQAKKPNAPLPRGSQQQTVRSNQMPALTNSQSQPRSSVTNTSMQTPPQQIIIQPPPPKTVKNKSLLCKPFVQTKATSCRPHTQTKETQTDESAPKQMVIPIPIPYYIPVPMMMYTQYTPVPLPIPVPIPVPCFIPTTKKSSSSIFKHIKEIQERIPSDPLEAELLMMAEAVAVADPESDSDTENEDILPASKMLTGDDGDTLSNSPSPIPDPVPEVTPAPGQSNGEFGEDMLQMALRMATEMTSEPVMDLESSIDPVPVNTDPPPPAPQEEEEEELVPARETRSRGRGPKRSGSRGNRKSKRQKVVHPLEQEEKMESEPAIEPEVPEIPPDANMYLKYTYGVNAWKHWVVLKNAQLEKVSNQGSGKLKLFKTDMMGCSADELNYSLCLFVKEVRKPNGDEYAPDSIYYLCLGIQQYLFENSRIDNIFTDVYYEKFTECLNEVLNRYEPKINTAGQLVCRIEEEHLWECKQLGAHSPHVLLNTLVFFNTKFFMLKEVDEHIKLSFTHIMKHWKKTPIGRNNTTGRTVYLRYYCPNPTKATDMNQKKKTKDEVPVYEQAENLDNPLRCPVKLYEFYLSKCPESIKNRNDAFYLTPERSCVPDSPVWYSTQNLSSEAMNKMLNRARLVREIQEAMLHTQPVYM, encoded by the exons AAGAAACCATGGACCAGAATTTAGACAAGGAAACTGCTAATGCAGATGCAAGTCAGGAACAAACGGAGGAGTCTGAAgataaagaagaagaaaatcAAAAGGAGACAACTAGTGCTGAAGATAATGACAATCAAATGGGGGATGAATTAGAGGTTCCAAAATTGTCATCAACAGTATATGATGCAGCTTTTGAGGAGGAACCCTCAGCAGTAGAGGATACACCTACGGTAGTCAATTCATCAGCAGTAGAGGATACACCTGCGATAGTCAATTCATCAGCAGTAGAAGATACACCTGGGGTAGTCAATTCATCAGCAGTAGAGGATACACCAAATGTTGTAGATTCATTAGCAGTAGAGGATACACTCATTGCAGGAGTTTCATCAACAGTAGAGGAATCAATAGCTGTAGATGATGTATCAGTGCTAGCGGTAAGGGATACACCTAATGAAGATAGTACATCATTTTTAcagaataaaataaatgaagatgAATCATCGGAGGTGCAGGATACACCAGGTGTAGAAGAACCATCCACAGTTGAGAAGTTACCTGTTGCAGCAGACGCAATGGATTCACCAGTAGTGGACAACTCACCTGTGCCAAAAGAACCAGTAGAAGACCCTCCAGAAGTAGACGAGTCATTTAACCTGATGGTAGAAGATTCACATGTAGAGGAGGGCTCTCCTTTATCAGATGATTTAGTTACAGAGACTAATAATAATGAAAACGTCGAAGGTGCTGAAGGTGTAAGTTTAACAGAAAATGATCAAAGTCAAACAGAAAGTCAACCAATGCATGAAGACAATGAGGTAGATAAAAATGATGATGCTAAGACCGAAGAAAAACGCACAAGAATGCAGTTGGATGAGGATGATGATAAATTACTGGCAGATGAAGAAAGTTTAAAAGCCAATGCAGAAGATGGAAAACAAGAAGACCAAGATAATGTGGCTGAAGATAAGTTGTTGGCTGATTCTGAAAACCAGGAAAGTTCAGAATTAATGGAAAATTCTGAAAACAATTCAGGCAATGAAGAAAAATTTAATCAGTCAAAACCTAATGAAGATGAAGATTCTACCGGGGATATCCAGCTGCAGATTGGTTCTGTCACCGGAAACGCGGAGATGGTGGATGATAGCGAGGTGATGGAGGTTGACCAAGATTCCACTCCGAAAGATGAGGACAGTTCAAAGGTCACGGAGGTCGCAGAGGAAAAGAAAGATGGGGACGATGATGTTGAAATGATAGAAGCAGATGAAAAAGAAGATGAGAAAGAGGTTATAGATATCAAAGATGACGATGTCGAAATGAAAGAGGAtggaaacaaacaaaatgaaagcaCCGCAGAAGCACAAAAGATAAAAACGGAACAGGAGGAAAAGCCAGAGGATACAAAGCCTATAGtagatgatgacgatgatgatgacgatgttAAAATAATTGATGTTCAGTCTAAGGACAACAGCAAAGCCAAAGAGGTGAAAGTGAAAGATGAGAACAAGGATGCTGTATCAAATGGAGAAATGTGTCTGCAAATAGCTTCGGTCAGTGGAGGAGTGGACATGCCAGAACAGAAT TTTGATGATAAGAAGGAAGAGAAGAAAGACTTAGATACCAAAGTCAAGGAAGAAACTG GATCGAAGGATATCAAGCAAGAACCCAAAAGTGGAGAGAGTAAATCAAAGAGTACATCGAAAATTCAGACCTGTATAGTCTGTCAGAAG ATTGGGaagtgtaaatataacatcgTGAGAAATGGTGATGTTAAGCATCTGTGTGATGACACATGCTTTAAACAGTTCCGGGCCAACCCTACCATGTTCCTGCGTGCTTCCACCGACAACCAGGTCACCAAGAAGCCAGATAGCCCTGCACAAGCTCCGCCTCCAAATGTACCTTCCCCAGGTCAAGAGAGATACAAGACATGCTCCATTTGTCAGCTGATGAATGTGAAAACATCCAAGCCTTTCCTCAACTGGCAGTGTATGGACTTTTGTGGCGAGGACTGCTTGGGAAAGTTCCAGGCAGGGCTAAATGCAGCTTGTAATTATTGCGGCCAAACGGTCCCGCAGGCTTCGAAGGCTAAGTTTTGTGCAAGGGTGGACGACAATGTCAAACAGTTCTGCTCAGCTCCGTGTTATAATGAATTCAAAAAGAGACAGAAGCTCTGTGAATACTGTCAGAAAGATGTTACTAAAATTTCTGATGCTTTTGTAGCACCAGTTGGGAAGGAAGCCTTATTCAAGGATTTTTGTAGCCAGGGTTGTCTGCAGAAGTATGAGGCAAAGTCTAACGATGTTGAAATTGTAGGTGTCGACCGTCCTCAGAAGTCACAGGTCCCACCAAAAGGAAATTTCCAATGTGCTGTTTGTAGGAAAACAGGACCTGTCAAGCACGAGATAAAACTGGAAGGGAAAATGAACAGACTTTGTGGTGATCCTTGCTTCTCAGCTTTTCAGTACGCAAACAAACTGACCATGAACACCTGTGACAATTGTGGTGTGTACTGCTACAATGAGGGAATGGCACCTCAGTACATACAGTTCGAAGGTCAGCAGAAACGGTTCTGCAGCTTCATGTGTGTCAACACATTCAAAACACTAAACAAGAAGGTGGTGTCTTGTGCATGGTGTAACTGCAAGAAGAGCAACTTTGACATGATCGAACGTGTGGACGCCAACAACAAATATCAGCTGTTCTGTTCTCTCAACTGTCTGTCGCTGTACCGAGTGAACCTACAGGCCACGTCCAACCAGGCTGTGGTGTGTGACCAGTGTAGAAAGTTTGTACCGGCCCAGTACCATCTTACCATGAGTGATGCATCTGTTCGTAACTTCTGTTCCTACCAGTGTGTTATGACATTCCAGTCTCAGTTTGCAGGAGGTGCCGGTAAATCTCAGACACCAATAATGAACACTGCGCCACAGAACCAGAAAAGCACCCCTGCAAGGACTCCAGCTAGAAACACTCCAACTAGGGCATCTGCAAGAG CGAATACAACACAGCAGAAACAGGCAAACGTTCCAGTCATCTCCAATGTAGTTTCCTTGTCAACACAAATCGCAG ATGCAAGCAAGACCCAGGCTAAAAAACCAAATGCCCCATTACCACGAG GATCTCAACAACAGACTGTTAGAAGCAATCAGATGCCAGCCCTAACTAACAGTCAGAGCCAGCCAAGG TCGTCTGTGACAAATACTTCCATGCAGACGCCTCCACAACAGATCATCATCCAACCGCCGCCACCAAAAACGGTCAAGAACAAATCACTGTTgtgtaaaccctttgtacagACCAAGGCCACATCCTGTAGGCCTCACACACAGACTAAAGAGACACAGACAG aTGAAAGTGCCCCCAAACAGATGGTGATCCCGATACCGATTCCCTACTACATCCCAGTACCGATGATGATGTACACGCAATACACACCTGTGCCCCTCCCCATCCCCGTCCCTATCCCTGTACCCTGCTTCATCCCAACCACTAAGAAGTCATCCAGCAGTATATTTAAACACATAAAG GAAATCCAGGAGAGAATCCCGTCTGATCCACTGGAAGCCGAACTGCTGATGATGGCCGAGGCCGTAGCTGTCGCAGATCCCGAATCTGACTCTGACACTGAAAATGAGGATATATTACCTGCATCTA AAATGTTAACTGGTGATGATGGAGACACCCTGTCCAACTCGCCATCTCCCATCCCTGATCCGGTCCCCGAAGTCACACCAGCACCTGGCCAATCTAACGGAGAGTTTGGCGAAGACATGCTGCAGATGGCGCTGCGTATGGCTACAGAGATGACCTCTGAACCTGTGATGGACCTAGAGAGTTCTATAGACCCTGTACCTGTAAACACAG ATCCCCCTCCACCTGCTCCCCAGGAAGAAGAAGAGGAGGAACTTGTACCAGCAAGGGAGACAAGGTCAAGAGGTCGTGGCCCTAAGAGGTCAGGGTCAAGAGGAAACCGCAAGAGCAAACGCCAAAAGGTTGTGCATCCACTGGAACAGGAGGAGAAAATGGAGTCCGAGCCAGCCATTGAACCAGAAGTTCCCGAAATCCCTCCGGATGCCAACATGTACCTCAAGTACACATATGGAGTAAATGCATGGAAACACTGGGTGGTTTTAAAAAACGCCCAGCTGGAGAAAGTATCTAATCAAGGCTCTGGCAAACTCAAGCTGTTCAAGACAGATATGATGGGTTGTTCTGCAGATGAACTGAACTATTCCCTGTGTTTGTTTGTAAAGGAGGTCCGAAAACCAAATGGGGATGAGTACGCTCCTGACAGTATATATTATCTCTGTCTAG GAATTCAACAGTACCTCTTTGAGAATAGTCGGATTGACAACATCTTCACAGACGTGTATTACGAAAAATTCACGGAATGTCTTAATGAAGTCCTCAACAGATACGAACCTAAGATCAACACAGCAG gACAGTTGGTGTGTCGTATAGAGGAGGAACACCTATGGGAATGTAAACAGCTGGGAGCCCACTCCCCACATGTACTCCTAAATACACTCGTCTTCTTCAACACCAAGTTCTTCATGCTCAAAGAAGTTGACGAACATATAAAACTGTCATTCACACATATCATGAAGCATTGGAAGAAAACTCCGATCGGAAGGAACAACACTACTGGTCGCACAGTCTACCTACGTTACTACTGTCCTAACCCAACCAAGGCCACAG ACATGAACCAAAAGAAGAAAACTAAAGACGAGGTCCCAGTGTACGAACAGGCTGAGAATCTTGACAACCCTTTAAGGTGTCCCGTCAAGTTATACGAGTTCTATCTCTCAAAATG TCCTGAAAGTATAAAGAATCGTAATGATGCATTCTACCTGACACCGGAGAGGTCTTGTGTCCCTGACAGTCCAGTGTGGTACTCGACCCAGAATCTGTCCAGCGAGGCCATGAATAAGATGTTAAATCGCGCTCGATTGGTTCGTGAGATTCAGGAGGCCATGCTTCATACACAACCAGtctacatgtaa